GAGCCAGCCCCCGGTCTGACGACTTCAGACCCGAGGAACCAGCTGCGCAAAGACGTCGGCAGCGGGGAGATCACCAGAGTCCTCCTGGCCGTGCCGGACATGTACAGCCGGCTCAAGGGCAAGGTGCTCGACGCCGAGGTGCTCCTTGAGCGGATGGGCTCTGCAGCGGAGATGTGCGCCTACATCCTGGCGACCGACCTCGACATGACCCCGCTCGACGACTACGACCTCACCGGCTGGAAGCAGGGCTACGGCGATCTCGCCGTCAAGGCAGACCTGGGCACCGTGCGGATGCTGCCCTACCAGGTTGGGACTGCCGTCGTCGTAGGCGACGCCCTCAACCACGACGGTTCGCCGGTCGAGGTGGCGCCCCGTAACGTGCTCCGCCGCCAGTTGGAACGTCTCTCCGACGTCGGGTACCACGTCTCTCTGGGCATCGAGTCCGAGTTCTTGCTCCTGGCGGGGACGCCGGACAAGATCCGCCGCGCCGGTTATCGCGACCTGCGCCCGGCCTGGCCCCGCAACCTCGACTACGCCCTCGGACATCCTCCGAAGATCAGCGACTTCTTCCGCGACCTCCATTCCGATCTTCGCCTGGCCGGGATCCCGGTCGAAGCGATCAAGACTGAGGGGGCGGCTGGCCAGGTGGAGGTCACCTTCGCCCACGGGGACCCGATGGCGGCCTGCGATGCGTACCCCGTCTTTCGCCTGATTACAGACGACCTCGCCCAACGTCACGGAATGACACCCGTCTGGATGGCCACGCCGTTCACCGGGACCGGCAGCGGGCTGCACCTGCACGTGTCTCTGTGGTCGGCCAACGGAACCGCCTTCACCTATCACCGCGGTCAGGACCTGCCCCCAGCGATGGAACGGGCCATCGCCGGCCTCATCTCCGGCATGCCATCCCTGTCCCCTCTGTACGCGCCGTTCACCAACTCGTACAAGCGGTTCCGGCCGCATACCTTCGCCCCGACCCGTCACACCTGGGGCTTCGACAACCGAGGCTGCGCCGTACGAATCACCGGCGTCGGTAAGGGTGCCCACCTGGAGATCCGCCTGCCCGGGGCCGACGCCAACCCCTACCTCGCCCTCGCCGCATCCTGCGCCTCCATCACGCACGGTTTCCAAGACCAGCCCGAGTTGACCGACCCCTGCCACGGCGACGCCTACACCGCCCTCGCCGTCCCGATCGCCGCCACGCTTACCGAAGGCTCCGCCTACTTCAGCGGAGGCAAGGTACCGCTCGCCGCATTCGGCGAGACCGTCGTACGCCACTTCACCCGCGCCGCCCGAGCCGAAACCCAACGGGA
The window above is part of the Streptomyces sp. NBC_00425 genome. Proteins encoded here:
- a CDS encoding glutamine synthetase family protein, encoding MADGEEQGTEPAPGLTTSDPRNQLRKDVGSGEITRVLLAVPDMYSRLKGKVLDAEVLLERMGSAAEMCAYILATDLDMTPLDDYDLTGWKQGYGDLAVKADLGTVRMLPYQVGTAVVVGDALNHDGSPVEVAPRNVLRRQLERLSDVGYHVSLGIESEFLLLAGTPDKIRRAGYRDLRPAWPRNLDYALGHPPKISDFFRDLHSDLRLAGIPVEAIKTEGAAGQVEVTFAHGDPMAACDAYPVFRLITDDLAQRHGMTPVWMATPFTGTGSGLHLHVSLWSANGTAFTYHRGQDLPPAMERAIAGLISGMPSLSPLYAPFTNSYKRFRPHTFAPTRHTWGFDNRGCAVRITGVGKGAHLEIRLPGADANPYLALAASCASITHGFQDQPELTDPCHGDAYTALAVPIAATLTEGSAYFSGGKVPLAAFGETVVRHFTRAARAETQRERTQVTDIEREYGIGHG